GCCTCTCAGGCTAGCCCCTTCAAACCTACCTGCTCGGCTCGATTTCTCCTGCCTCAGTCTCCAAGGTCCTGGGAAGATAAAGGGTACCAGAAAGGTCGGGAAGATTACACAAGACAAGGAGCAGGGGATGTGGAGGGAAATGGAATCCGGGAGGGGAGTTTGACAGGTTCTGTGAGGCCTAGGGCTCACGCTGGCCTGCACCTAGCACTCTTAGATCCTATCCTAGAGGAGCCCAGAATATTCAGAAGCAAGACAGGTAGCAGATTTGGATCCAACTCAAGACAGAGCTGCCAGGGAGCAAAGTCTGAGCAAGAATCAACCCATCCTCACCCAGCTGGATTCCAAATCGCAATCTTCCCAATCATCTACTCACAGAATCCCAACTGCAGTCAAGGTCCTAGCTCAATTAGTCCTACCCCCTTAAAGCTACCAGCCTGTACCCACCTGTACCAGGAAAGATCACTGTGTTCCCCTCCCTAGCCAAGAATCCCCTTCTTTGTGCCTGGCCTAAaagggatggggaaaaaaataaccagCTACCTATAACCTGGAGACCAGACTCACGACTTTCTGCATATGCCTCAAAATGTGAACCAAACCAGGTTTCCAAATTCACCTGAGCTGTTAAATTTACAGGGAGAATCTCCATAATGCTCTtcacaaaacacagaaaagacCATCAGAGAAGGGCAACTTATCTCTGAAAAGGGTGTAATAAAAATTAagctcaaaggagaaaaaaaaaacaaccagcacTGGTCTGAGCAGGGTTGTTAAATGACATTTATGACTGCTCTACATTCCAGGAAGCAGCAGGGTGTGTTTATGGTACAGGCTCCAGGGACACCCACTGGGCTCAAAATTCTGCCTCCACCACCTAAGACGTGTGATCACAGGCAAGTTACTAAAATCTTGGAACCCCACTTCCTTGTGAGAAAGTAGGGATACCCCAGAGACGCTCTGCTGCCAAGTTGGGCCCACAGGCCAGTTATCTGTTCCAAGGAGTCTGTGCCTCGTCTTGTTGCTGGTCTGAAGTGTTAAAACTGATTCTTGGGAACGACTGCAGCCCCACCCGGCAGCGGCGGGGAGGCGTGGTAAGTGGCTGTGTGTGCTGCGCTCTCCCCCCACCAGCAGGTAGTCTCCCCCCTCACGGGGGAGGGTCTGGAACTAGGTAGTTACAAAGCCCCATGTCACCACCTCCTAACTAcatccaatctttcccagctagGCTAGAAGACGGTCATCACGGGAGAAGCAACGCAGTGAACAGAAACTGAGGAGCGGCTTCTCTGCTCTTCTTAAGACTTCTCTCCTGCGCAGGGAGGTCCCGCAGGCACGGACAGAACCCTGCTCCAACACATCTACTCCCCTTTGAAGAAGCCATCACCCACAAAGGAGGCAGCACAGGGAAGGGTTCAATGTTCAGTTTCCTTTAATGACCCCCATTCTCCCCGAAGGGCAGGTGCAGGCGGCTGGGCGATGGCAAGAGGTGTTCACTTGAAGATCTTGCCCTGATTGAAGGCTTTGCCCACATGCTGGAAGGCCCCTTCCCAGCAAAAGTATTCTCGAACCAGAGTCTGGGTCTCCTCGCTGCTGGGATCCAGTTTCCGCCATGTGTATGACTCGTAGTCCACCTGCCAATCTGGACTCAGCTGGGGAGAAAAAGTCAGGTAAGAAGCATGTGGTCAGGTTATCGGACACTGTCCCACACCTGTTACTTCCAGCTCAGACACCCATCATCAGAGCCCAGGACGCCTGTGAACATGACTGCTCTTTCATGGACACATTCCTTGAAGTCTCCAGGACGCCCTCTGACTCAGGAACATGAGTGCATTTCCCAAATCCTCGCCCCACCTCCCCTGCACCTTCCTTACCGGAAAAGCAAGCTCCTGGCCTCGAAAGACCCAGACCCCAGAAATGGAGCTGCTATTGTTGGTTCCAAAGAGAATGACACTGGCAAAGGCATTCTTCCTCAGTTTGTCCAATCGCTGGAACATTCCTGAAGGGGAAGAAGAACATTCAGGCTTTGAAATCACATCGCCCACTACCGtggcctcccttcctccccccagaGCCATCCTCTCACCAGTGATGAGGTTGCAGCTCATGAAGGTCTGGGTGAGCTCTTCAGGGAAGCGATACTCAGAGTACCACAGGGACCAGCCATCCTTATCAAAGTGATCCCAAAAGTATGGCAGCGCCACAGAGAGCGTATCCTCGTTGGAGTACTTGCGCTTAAATTCATCCAACACAAAGGTACTGCACGGAGGGAATAAAGCAAGGAAGTCAAGGTGGGGAAGGTCCTACTGAGGCAACAGATGTCGCCAGGCTGAAAGAAGCTAAGGGTGTTTTCACTCCAACCTACTGCTTTACAGGAAGTCACTGGACTGGCAGATGTGTATCTCCTCAAGGGAGGAAAGCTGAGGGGTATGAGAGGGGCCCAGGGCAGCTAGGCACACGGTATGCAAAGCCCGGGGTGGGTGGGGCCCAGGAGGGCCCCAGGACCATCTGCCCCGAGAAAGGCGTGGCGagctgctgccccctggtggagACTCACAGCAAGAACTCTTTTTTCCCGTCTGGCCCCTCCCAGGGCTCCTCTCCAAGAGTCACACTTGGTTCCTGACTCACCCAAGTCGCTGCCCACCGCCCCACCCCCATCACACAGGCCTCTTCGGGTTACACACACTATAATATGACAGCAATGTAAGAGATGAATGTTTTCAAAGGGCCTCCACGCCAAATCCTACACCCACGTCCTTTAGTTACTCTGCCCAGAAACAAGTTCAGGTGCTGAAAACACCCCAGTGGTCTCTGAAGCAATCTAGCACAGGGACAGACGCCAAGGATGCCAGCACCAGTATCAGTATAGGAGAGGTGTCTCCCACCGTGGTAAGCAGGGCTTccgttttgtttttttcaattataaaaatagaTGCTGACTGAAGATCACTTGTGATGcgttaatattttaatgtatctcCCGTTGGTGGTGTTCCAAAGACGCAGCATGTAGTTCTGTGCCTTACACAATTTGTTCACCGCCTGGTTATTGAGAatgttttgcaaatgttttaaTGGTTAAATGATTTTCTACTGCATGAACGTGACATAGATCTCTTAAACACCCTTCTACTGAATGTTTAACTTGTTCAATTATTAGTATAAATAAGTCGTCAAACCCTAGAGTCAGAGACTGTTACCATCCCTCCTTTTATAAACAAATATGGTTAAGCAGCGTGACTTGCTCACTGTTATAATATAGCCGAGAACTGTCTTTTAACCCTAGGATCTTCCCAAATGCACATCAGAGACCTCATTTGAGGGGCTTTACTGCCTCAACCACCTCAGAAGTGGAGCTGGGgagttttctttcacttcttcctgAACTGTCTGAACTTTATAAACTTTATTATTCATGACCATGTGTCCATTTCTCCCCCTAAACTGAACACAGGCTCTAAACAGCTCCTGAAACAAGCTAAAGTTAACTCTGAACTCATCTGAGTCTTATCTGTCCGTCTCTAAAGACATCCCCTTAAGAATCCTGGGGAAAAGCATCTGGGCAGCTCAGGAGAGCACCATGGTAACGCAATCAACATGTATGAATAGACATGCCAAAACAGTAACAAAGAATGCGCAGTTTACTAAAGATTAATGTTTACTGCCGGATTTACTTTCTGCCCAGTGTACAGACCCAAAATATGTGAATGTTTCCAGCTAATAATTAACAGTATCTATGTTACAATAGTGTATACAGTTTGGGTTGGTTATCACATACCAAAAATGCTGCTCGCTCCTGACCTGACCTTGTGCTAAAAGGTTCAGAAACACATCTTTAAAGAGCAGCTGTTAGGAGCCTCTTGCATGAAGTGCCTGGTAGGAAGAAATCTCAGCTACAGCCCAAGTTGGTCCCCAAACTGGAAAGCAGCGGTTTCTTGCGGCAACTATCCAGTCCCATGTTTGTCGCTTATAACCGCACATACTTCTTATGCCCACCACCAGTGTGCTCCTTCATCCTATATACAAACCACTACAAAACGGGGACGTCAAACAATCCTGCATCCCAAAGGACCAACTAGTGACAAGACAGATGGCTTTGGGAAAGGCAGAGTGAGTGcgcaagaaaaacagaaaacagaactaaGTGATGTTACTACAGGAAAGACATTTCTCATACTGCTTGAAACTCTAATACGGTGACTTAGAGCAGTGGCTGAAGAAAGATATGATTCTAAAAATCTCCCCTCTACTGTATTCTTTCTTCCAAGAACCCCACACAGTTGTCCACCTCATCTGCCTCTTTCTCCTTGAGGGGTTTAACTCCCTTCGTCTGGGAAACAATCAGACAAGCACTATATAGCTATAGTCATCATTCTTTCTCTTAGTGAGCAATTTTGATACAGGCCAGTGCAGCAAAAAGACAATCAAAGGCTACTGATGTGGTGTCTGCTGCCTCAGCAAAGCCAGCCCAGCAGAGCCGATGCAAGGCGCCTCTCCATCTTCGTCCTTCCTGCACCCCTCGATGTACCAGTTCCTAGCCATCTCAAACCTTGACAAGTGCACCCAAGACCAAACAAGTCACCAGCAAGTCACCTCCACACCAAATTCTGGGCCCATCTGTTTTCTTTGCCAGAAAGAAGTTCTGATATTCTCAAATATCAGATGCACTAGAAACttgctttctttttgaaaattcacCCATCTGTTGTTGATAAGCAACTCAGTTTTGTATGGACAACCTAAAATCCTGGGCCCCAAGCCCTCCAACATCCATACCTCTTGGGCAGATGGGCAAAGGGATCCTTGGTCTTCGGCTCGGCAGCCAGCGCCTGCTCACATTCATCCAGCTCCTCCTCAGGAGCTGGGGCGGCCGCCTTCTTCTCCTCTTTGCCCTCCTTCCGCTCCACCTGGGGCTTCGGCTTCTCTTCTCGAGAACCTTTCTCCTTCCGTGGGGTGTCCTTTTTAGGCTGGCTCTCTGCAAACTTTTTAGCTGGTGCAAAAGACAGGGAGAAAAGTCAGCGTCCAGCCTCTTTCCACATCCCTCCCAAACCAGGTACAAGCACAGTAATGGGAGGAAAACTGCTGGGGGGCGCCAAGTAAGGGATCCAGATGAACCCAGACAGGAAATCAAGGGGTTAAGACTGAGCAAATCAGTCCCCTGATCCTGCCTGCATGTTCCCCAATCTCAGACTTACCATCAAACTGGGCCATTTTCTCACAGAGTTTCACCTCTCCCAAGACAGCCCGGAACTGGGGCTGGTTAATGCAGGTGAGGAACCAGCGGTTGGTGTTAGGGAAGGCCTGGCGGAAAGAAGGCTCCAGAACCTGCCAGGGTGCGAGAACAGACATGAAGTCAGTGGAGGGAAACATCCTGATGTGCCTGAGACAGAGCAGGAAACCCATGCTTCTGTCTACACTGAAGCTTCAGCTCCTTTTCAGCCCCCAGACACCAGCTTTCCCAGGAGGGCTATGCCCACCTACCTTACTGGTCTCTCTCTAGCAGCCCAATTCGGTTTAATGAATGCTGGTCCCACCGCCCAATCACTATGCACAGA
The nucleotide sequence above comes from Cervus canadensis isolate Bull #8, Minnesota chromosome 29, ASM1932006v1, whole genome shotgun sequence. Encoded proteins:
- the EEF1G gene encoding elongation factor 1-gamma, with amino-acid sequence MAAGTLYTYPENWRAFKALIAAQYSGAQVRVLSAPPHFHFGQTNRTPEFLRKFPAGKVPAFEGDDGFCVFESNAIAYYVSNEELRGSTPEAAAQVVQWVSFADSDIVPPASTWVFPTLGIMHHNKQATENAKEEVRRILGLLDAHLKTRTFLVGERVTLADITVVCTLLWLYKQVLEPSFRQAFPNTNRWFLTCINQPQFRAVLGEVKLCEKMAQFDAKKFAESQPKKDTPRKEKGSREEKPKPQVERKEGKEEKKAAAPAPEEELDECEQALAAEPKTKDPFAHLPKSTFVLDEFKRKYSNEDTLSVALPYFWDHFDKDGWSLWYSEYRFPEELTQTFMSCNLITGMFQRLDKLRKNAFASVILFGTNNSSSISGVWVFRGQELAFPLSPDWQVDYESYTWRKLDPSSEETQTLVREYFCWEGAFQHVGKAFNQGKIFK